Proteins from a genomic interval of Polaribacter sejongensis:
- a CDS encoding OmpA/MotB family protein: protein MKKFIIPVVAISLMATSCVSKKKYVTLENQYINTKGTLQKTTLEKEALEGKFAKIESRVADYNEKINSLKSDNSSLQDANDVKLDMVGKTAVISNNTRERMRETLSKVDPEELAKAKTLKDSLNLAISYNLKNKFDNSDLTDSDDLNIDIDQTVVMISVSDKLLFNNASYRVKNGAYGLIEKLAAVIKSEPSMDVMIEGHTDSRTINNAVVQDNWDLSVKRATSIVRLLESKYNIDGSRLIAAGRGSTMPLVENTTNDNRAKNRRTRIVILPNLDKFFALLSDDQLKE from the coding sequence ATGAAAAAATTTATTATACCTGTTGTAGCAATATCATTAATGGCAACATCTTGTGTTTCTAAAAAAAAGTATGTAACGTTAGAAAATCAGTATATTAATACAAAAGGGACGCTTCAAAAAACTACCTTAGAAAAAGAAGCACTAGAGGGGAAATTTGCTAAAATTGAAAGTAGAGTTGCGGACTATAATGAGAAAATTAATTCATTAAAAAGTGATAATTCAAGCTTACAAGATGCCAATGACGTAAAATTAGATATGGTTGGTAAAACAGCTGTAATTTCTAATAATACAAGAGAAAGAATGAGGGAAACTTTATCTAAAGTAGATCCGGAAGAGTTAGCAAAAGCTAAAACTTTAAAAGATTCTTTAAATCTTGCCATTTCTTATAATTTAAAAAATAAGTTTGATAATTCTGATTTAACAGATTCTGATGATTTAAATATAGACATTGATCAAACGGTAGTAATGATTTCTGTTTCTGATAAATTATTATTTAACAACGCAAGTTATAGAGTTAAAAATGGTGCTTATGGTTTAATTGAAAAATTAGCGGCAGTTATAAAATCTGAACCAAGTATGGATGTTATGATTGAAGGTCATACAGATTCTAGAACCATTAACAATGCTGTTGTACAAGATAACTGGGATTTAAGTGTAAAGAGAGCGACTTCTATAGTACGTCTTTTAGAAAGTAAATATAATATTGATGGAAGTAGATTAATTGCTGCAGGTAGAGGTTCTACAATGCCGTTAGTAGAAAATACGACTAATGATAATAGAGCAAAAAATAGAAGAACAAGAATTGTAATTCTACCTAATTTAGATAAATTCTTTGCTTTACTTTCAGATGATCAATTAAAAGAATAA